GGACACACACGTCTTGTCCCCACCAAGATCAACAGTCTTTCTCACTTCTGGTGACTGTGCACTCCCCATCATTGTTTAGTAAATGACTCAGGATACACAGAAACCGTTTTGTTGGAACACACTCTATTCCATAATGACTGTTCAGTTCAATTAGCTCTCAGCGGCCTGAAAGGCAGGCGCGGGGCCCGCTCGGATGTCTCCCCACCTTCGTTTGAAATTGGATTTAAGGCGGCGGGtactgggggtgggtgaggggatgaATATTTTATCACCTCTTCCTCCTCGATGTTCCGCCTGTTTCTTCTCATTTCCATGTTTCTCCCCCTGTGCGTTGGCGGATCACAGACTGTAAATTTGAGGGGAAATTGTCAACGTGCAAACGTGATAAATAAACATGTTGCTTTCGCGAGGACGATGCGATGATCACCCAGATTTACAGCCCCCCTCGCCGCCGGTGTGTTGCATTTTGGGAGAAGCTGAGCGAGGTTTTCGTTTTTTGTGGGTTCCCCTGACCAACTTTCTGCCCTtcgcccccatcaccccccccccccagtcactTAAATATCAGCCTGAAAGACAGGGGAGCAATTCGTCTCCCTGGAAGTGATGCATCTTGACAGGTGTTTACTTTGGGGACATTATTTATAGCTGCAAAAGCGATCCTATGTGGGGTGCttttgtctcctccctccccatttgCTGTTTCTCTGAGATTGAACGTATCTTTATTTTCCCAGTGGGAAAAAGTACCGGAAAAGTGCtttaaccctccccccccccaccccgcccacctcTCCACATTTTCTACCctgttctgtctctgtctttggGACAGGCTCTGGGGTGTTGGTTTGAAACCAAGGGTCCTCCCCTGAGCAAATGGATCACCGTCTCTGTGCCTCTCACGGCCCTAGGGCCGCTCTTGCTCTCCCGCGCTCCTCGTCACGAATTTATAGGGAGAACTGAACGCGATATTGCTGTGtctgtctccacctcccccccaccccccacgcccccaaCTAGATGGTGAACTCCAGGGGACAGGGAGTGACGTCAGCTCACAGccattcccctcccttcctgctgTCAGCCCAAGGACCTCCTCCCAGGAGCTGCCCAGGAAGAATCGTGGGGGCCTCTCGGCCTTGTCACTTCCCCCTGCCCACATCCGGTCTGTCACCAAGCCCTGtggcttcctccttcctctttctccacctGATATGCCTCGCTCTGACCCcacaccccacttcccccccaaCCTCTCCGATTTCTGGTGTCTCCACAATGCCAGGCACGGAGCTGGTCTCGGACCACGGGCCCCTCTCAGGAGGGTCACAACAGCAGTGTCGTGACTGACTTTCCTGTGTCCAGGCTTGATGcccactcctacccccacccccacccccagtcctcaCTGTAATAGCTAAGGGATGGGGCAGTGGAGCACATGCCTGCAGATTCTGTTGCTAAGGAAACCACTTCCTTGGTTACTGGCCTGGGTAGCATGTGTCTCACTGTGTCTGGATCCCGCTGAGTCACGCCCACTCTCCGGgaagacgaggaggaggaggaggaggactggggagaggacaatagggtggtgaggaagggaggaagggaggaagggcagggagacaGGAGCTCAGAGCTCAAGGGATAGATGTAGAGATGCTTGCACAGCAGAAGCAGAAACCAAGAAAGAGATAATGATGAaatgagggagaggaaagagagaggacaagaagggagagagggttaTGAGCAGCTGGAGGAAATACACTAGACCACAAGAAGGGAAACAGAGAGGGGCAATGGGAAGGAACAtggtgagagagggagagcgggggagggggcagagcaatGCGCCAGAGAAGTGGGGAGGGAACTGAGGCCGGGTCCCTGGGGGGATCAGGGCTCAGTCTGTGATCAGGATTCCAGCTTTGTTGTGACTCAGGATCAGTCATCTGGGACCAGGTCAGACTGGGCATACTGGTTCAGGCTCAGGCTGGGACCAGAGTCCAGATGTGAGACGGGGGTCAGAGGTTAGCCTGGGGCCCAGTGGATTACCACAGAAGGACTTGTGGGGCCAACAGAAGCCCCCAGAGGAGGAGGGCCCTCCCTGGATCCTGGAACAGCACCCCACTCTCCCCTTCCTGAGGTCCTCCTTTCCAgacctccaccccccctcccagtccgggctccccttccccctgcctgtcccAGCGGCTGACCGCCCTCTCCCCCACTGTCCATGTGGCTGCGAGCAGTGCCCGGGGCCGCGGCCCCTTCCCACAGAGGCCCTCTGCCTGTGCGGACAGAGGCAGGCCCTCCCTCCGGGGCACTGGGAGGTGTGGACACAGAGACTCACCGCCCACCTGGGAATGGAGGGCCTTTTCTGACTCTTTGCCTCTCAGTGGCTTCCAAGCAGGGGCACTGACACCTCACTCTAGTACCCCTTGCCCCCGTACCCCCACACCTCTCCCTgtccacccccccctccccaccacacaccaCGGCCAAAAGGCCCGGGTAGAAGACGTCCCTCCACAGGCACCTTCCCATGCCCAGGTTCACACACACCGGCATTTCCTCCTCCACGCGTGTGTGACTCCACACACAGGAACCCACGCACACCCCAGAAACGGGCTCTTGGCGCACCtgtgctgtgtgtggggggggggggagcctcgGGAcagtgtcacacacagaggcgcACGGTTCTCCACAGGCAGTTCCAGAGTCACCCAGACAAACGGTTGTGCACCCCAGAAGAACACCCCACTGTGAGCGCGCCTTACACAACACTCTGCCACGGGTGGAATTCTCAACAAAACTCACTTTTAATGATGGTGTTGACCTGAGGAATCTTCAGACAGAGGCCCGTGGCCCGAGGTGACCGCCGGCCAAGAGCGGCCCAGGCCATGACCCAGAGGCTCCCAGAGCGAGCTGGCCTGTGGGTGGGAGCGGGGGAGGCTTCCCCAAAGACTAGACATGAGCCTGGGGTAAAGAAACGCGGTACAAAATACATTCAgagcccctggggggggggggggccctggggTCGTCCACAGCCAACAGGGGAGGGGCTCAGGATGAGAATCCCAGGTCTGAGCCCCTGGCTCCTTTGCTTTGCATGGCCGGCTTCCAGGGGGCAGAATGTATTAGTCATattcctcttaaaaaaatatatctctttACACTCGCCTTCTCCATGGCCTCCTGGCTATTTGGGAGTGAGCCTGTCCTTGCACCCCAAGGCTTCAggggggctgctggggagggggtgctccGGACAGAACAGTGAAGAGCTGTGACCTATGGCTTTTGCATCTACGTGATGGGGGCGGTGCAGGAGCGCAGGTGGGAAGCCGCTGGTCTCCCAGGTGGGGAAGCAGAGGGATCCTGGATCCATGCTTTCGAAGATCGAGGATCGGGGACACGGGGTCCCCAGGAATCCTTTGGTTTGATGTCTCAGCTTCGGGGAGCGGCGTCTGTGCGGAAGTGAAGAGCCATCGCATTCGCTTCATTCCTCAAAGGCCTCGAGAGGGAAGCCACCCCTTTGGGACTGTGATCACGGGAGGCCGATGGTGCGGGAAGGGAGCTGAGTCTCTTTTGGGTCTGGCCCCGCCTGGTCGGGAGCACCCTTGCTCTCTCGCTGGAGAGCGCAGGCCCCGGCGGCGGGGGTTAGAGGCAGTGTGAGCTCCATGTGCCGCACCCGCGGTGGAGCCACTGTGACGGGGCTCTCGTTCTTACTGAGTCTGCACGGCCCCTCGGCCATCTGCTGGGCTAACTGTTGGTGCCCGGAGAACCCTGGACGTGGGACCAGGGATCCCCAGGTCACCTCCTGGGCCCAgtgggggaggaaagggcagAATTTGACCTTAGCTCCATCTCAGGAGCAGTGTGACCTGGGGGTGGGCTCGTGATGCAGGGCCCCACCTGGTGGTGCCGGTGAACTTCCTGCGAGCACTGGGGCTCCCCCACCCACTGGGAGTGTCAGAAACTGGACGCTAGAGAGAAACCTCCAGCGACCCTTCTCCCCCGCAAGTGGCCCGATGAACCCAGGGCTGCTCGCTGCTGTTTGGTGGAGAGAAGAGCCCGCGAGAGCCCAGCCCCGGGGGACGGAGCGCCGGGGGCACCTTTCCCAGCATCCAGGTCCTCAGCACCGTGGGAGGCACCCGCGTCTCCGGGACACGCAGGAGCCCGCCCTCCCACGGGGTGAACCagagtggtgggggcagggccgtgGGAGACAGAAGCCTGTGTGGCTGGGGCTCCCCCCCATCAGGGGCCTCCTGGGCTGTGAAGGGCTGTGAGCAGGTGGCTGTCCCCTGAGGCTCCTGTGTCACGCAGGAAACGCGCTGAAGGCCAGCAGCAGCCGAGGGGGCTGTCCCCAGACCAAAAAGGGGCCAGACGGGTGGGCGGGGTCCCCAGGGGTCTCGAGGCCCCTCCCGGTGGGCCCATCATCTGGGGTAGTAGTCGTCGGGCACGCCCGTGAGGTTCCGCCCCTTCAGGGCCGCGTCCACCAGCTTGATGTAGGCCTGGATGGTCCTCCGCATGTCCGCCGTGTAGGGGTCATACTCCAGCTTGCGCAGCCCCGAGCGCTTGAAGTTGCCGTCCTTCTGGCTCTCCACGCACAGCAGCCGGTCCTCGCGGACGGCCACGCCCAGCAGGCGGACCATCCGGCCCAGCTGCACGAACAGGTCCTGCTTCAGGTCCTCGAAGTGCACCACCAGCACCTTCTTGCCGAACTTGAGCCAGTCCAGCGTGTGCGTGGCCCACCACGGGGCATAGTTCCTCACGAACTCGGGCCACTctgtggagagaggaggaagggccgAGTCAGAGGGCGGAGGGGCTCCCGGGACCCGGGTCCAAGTGGTCGCTGTCACTCATAGCAGTGAGAACACCTCAACTCCTGGTAGATCTCCACACTCCCCTTGCTAGGTTTGTAAAAGGACAGGATGGACTGTCACCAAAATTGGGAAGGTATTTTGGGGATCGTCTGACTtgatgctggggagggaggaagggaggccagccaggaggaggctgagacagagaaagggaggccagcccaggaggaggctgggacagagggagggaggccagcccAGGAGGATgctgggacagagggagggaggccagcccCAGCTGGAGAACCATGGGGCAGGCTCTCCGAAACCCTGAAGCCAGACCCACTGCTTTCCACGAGGACAACGCCAGGTCCTCCCTCCAGAAGGAAATGTTTATTGAAGGAGTGTCAGTGAGTCTCCTAGgccctgctggggagcccagatGGTTCTTAATAACTAAATCAGCACCCCTTGCCGGGTGATGGATCCCCGTGATCTCAGTGCTTCCTGACGACCACCCTGGAAGGAAAGGACTACTCTTCACTATCACCattgggtaaactgaggcccagagaggtgaagtgatttgcccaaggccacGCGGCCAGGGAGCACCATCCAGACCAGGCCTGGCTGATTCCAGGTTCTGATCTTGCTCTTTTGTTATTTCGAAGGCACCAGCAGCCTCGCCCCTACATTCTCCCACTGCCTCCCACCCAGCAGGGGCTCAATAAATAGTTCTTGAGAGGAACTGAAATTCCCAGCCGCCCGCCCGAGTTGTGATAAAGGACTCCTCTTTGTCTGCAGAAGACACCAGGCCCTGTGGTGGGGCTCCCGCTCCCCCAGAGCTCCTGCTGGCACACCCTGACTGCTGGGGAAGTATTTATGCTGGTGAGAAGGATATTCTTTATCCCTAAAATAGATTATTTACAATGTATCTGGCTAATTGGGCCTACACTGTTATAATGGGTTGAGACCAGATGTATCTGGGTGATTAGAGAAAATTTAGCATGAACATAGTCtgtttcactgttttttttttttttttagaatttcccCGCTCCCGAGTCACCTCCCAGCATCCCCGGTGACTCAGGACAACTGCCGCTCCCGTGGCAGAAGCCCCTGGGGATGGAGACAGCACTCAGTCACCGGGACACACAGATCCCGACCCCGGGCCTGGCCACTCTGACCATCGCCAGCGGTCGCTGGAAGAGGGCTGCAGGGTGGTCCTCAAGGAAAAGGGAGGGGCGTGGTGGCCGGGTCCCGCAGCGGGTTGGCCTCCTTGTTGGTTGCACACCTCCGTGGGACGCGAACGTGTGTGGCCTAAGCACCCACTGTGAGTCAGGGCTGTGTTGGGCAATGTGCAGGCATTACCTCATGAGTGCCCACAAGGAGCCTGAAGAGTAGGGATTCCTAGTACTAGCCCCATTTTACACACAGGGGAGAGAGCGGAAGCGCAAAGCACAAAGCCACACAGTGTATCCAAGGCAGGATTCGAACCCACATCCACCCTAGGCtgagcctggctcctgccctcctAGCAAACCCTCTGAGCTCCTGATCTTTTCAGCTCAGGCGCTCTTCTCTCCCGATGTTGTCTATGACGACTTTGCAGTCAGACTGCCTGCGTTCAAAACCCAGCTCCTCTCCAcgttagctgtgtgaccttggggacaTTAGTTGAtgtccttgagcctcagtttacccatctgtgAAACGGTGACTGTGCTGGACCTGCGTCCTAGATGCTGTGCAGATGAAATGGAGTGAGATTTACCAAGGCCCTGACCCAGGGCCTGGGATACAGGAGAGAAATGTTGGCCCCCAGCATCTCTGAGGTGCCCCCCAGGCCCCATCATTTAGGTCAGAGCTTCCCCCCAAGACCACATGTGATATCCAGGCAGTCTGGGCAGCAGCTGTATCCGCCCCCCTGGCACAGATCCCTCACTTAAAGCTACTTTGTTAGAaaggaggataaaaataaaaaacaaaagccttGATTAGCTCAGGGTTTCCAGCAATGGATTGCTGCCTTCAAGCTGGGCAACGAAGGCTCACTGAGCCACGGACCACTGGTCACGGGGGCCGGTTGCGCCGGAACTGTCGCGCACGTGGGCCTGGCCACTCGGCTCCCCCTTCCTGTGGATGGGAGGAACAGGGCCTGATTAATAGCTTCACTGGACTCAGTTCCCCGTGGAATCATTAAGCACAGGCCCTGTTTCATTAAGCAGACTCAGGACAATTCACCTTGTGTAATCACAGCACATAAAACTTTGCTTTGGACCCACTCCAGGGACACTGTAAAATTAATGTTATGGAACcaaccggggggcgggggggggggcattataGGAGCCTCAACCCAGCTCTAACCCGGAGGGGACACAGGCCGGGTGGGATGGACATGCTCAACAGCGGGGTGACCTCTGCCCTGAGGGAGGTGACCCTCACACTCAAGGCTGAGGGCATCCTAAAGCAGAGACTCTCAAACTTTCAAGTGCGCATGAAGCTTCTCATTAAAATGCTGATTTGGATCCAGTAAGActgggcgggggagaggggttgAGATTTGCTTTTCCAAAAACCCCAGTGAAGTCGATGCCACTGGCTGACAGGCCACTGTTGGAGCAGCAAGGATGTGAAGCAGCGGCTGGAAAACCGGAGGGCGCGTCGGAAACACCGGGAGGGGTCGCTGAAACACAGGTGGTGGCCGGGCCTCCCCGGAGTTCTGACTCAGCAGGCCAGGGGCAGAACCTGCTGTTCTAACGGGCTCCCAAGTGATCCTGACATGGCTGGTGCCGGGCCCAAAAGTGAGGGTCTCAAACCCAAGTGCCAGATGCAAACCCAAATGAGAGAGAGGGTGGGTGTGGGCTGTGGGGCTTGGTTCTTTGAGGAAGGCTCTGGGCCAGAGCTCTGGAGGACCTGAGTCAGGCTTGGAGGGGAAGGTTCCCCCTCAAttccagactcatatggggaccCCAGAACCCCAACATGAGATGTGTGTGCTGAAACCCCCCACTCTCTCACCCCCCGAACCTTCCAGGCTTAGCCAATCCTAACCatcccttctctctttttaaagctcCCAGCAGTCCTGAATGAGGAAAAAGAGGGAAGGCGGCCCCTTTAAAATGGTCTGAACCCGAGACACTGGCCTATGCCAGGAGAGGAGAAGCTCTGGGCGCCAGGTCAGCAATGCCCCGGGCAAGAAAGAGCCTGGTAGCTGGTCAGCACCCAGCTCAGTCTACACCAGGGGCCTCAGCCACATGACTTCCTCCCTGCGATGGTgtctcacctgtgaaatgaagGGTGATTATGGCGCCTTTCTTACCTCGTCAGCCGTTAgatggtttaaatgagataatgaaggCTAAGTTGCCTGCATCCCCCTGAGCTTCTCAAGGGAGTCCCCCCTTTTCACTTGGGCGGCAGGACCTTGGCAGGCCCccgcctctctctgggcctcagtttccccgttaATAAACAGAGGATGAGGCAGGGTTCTCAGTCCCGCCTGAACACTGGAAGCAGCTGGGAGCTTTACAAATGCTGATGCCCGGGTTGCAATGCAGTCACGGCCCCGGGCGCAGCCTGAGCACGGATTTTCCCACACTCCTCTGGGGATTCGGATGCGCAGCCGGGCTGAGGACCACAGGGCTCAGATCTCTCAGGTCCCCTCCAGCTCGGCAAGCAGAGGGTCTGTTCCCAGGACAGGTGCCTGCCATTTGCATCTGCAGACTTTCccgcctggccctggccggtgagTGCTCCCTTGCAATTGTTctacaaataaataattcagaGGCCTCTTTGCTCCTGGGAACAATAGAACAAATGCCACCACCTGTCCAAGTTTTCATCCCCTCGCTGAGCGGGGAAGCAAGGCGGAGAGAGGGACAGATGGGTGAACAGGAACCAGGGCATGGCTGGTCAGTCCGGAGGGTTTTAATCAACAACATCAACATCGAGGGTGTGATTGGTGGATGCCGAGTCCGCTACATTCTGCCAGGCTCCAGTCCTCTCGGGAGGGACCAGAGCTTCGGAGCAGCTGGGAGtcgggggagggctgggaggagccggAAGCATCCCTCCTGACTTGGGGCTGGAACAGCCTCGTTCCTGGATGAATTCTagggggcatggggggggggcggagagctTGCATTTACAGGGGCTCTAAACTGGGTGAGTCCTAACCACCGATATTTCATTGAATCCACCACCGAGGATTagcacagtggttaagagcaaGGGCCCTGGAGGAAGATGCCTTGGGATCCAAACCCCAGCTCCCGGGACTTCCTGAAAAGGCTCCTTGGCCTCCCTGAACGTAGCTTgtcccatttgtaaaatgggttaaTTGTGGGAGAATTGATGTGATTCTCTTTACCACCATGGAGCTACAGGTGCTAACTGATAGGGGCGTTTGAGACCCAGTAGGGTTAAGGGTACTCAAGACGGCAGACATTGGGTCAGACCTCAACGTTCTCACCACGACCCTgggctgccacccaccccacacTGAGACATCCGTCCACGCAGCAGCCACCTTCTCACAACGTCAGAGTTGACTCTCAAACCCAGGTCATCTTAATGAAGTTCGGTGGTTGGGGGGCCAACACTGccactttccagctgtgtgacctgggggccAGACACTTAACCACTCTGAGCCTCCCAACCCAGAGCTGTTGGGCTTGTTCATCAAAGTGACCCCTCAGGACCTCATGGGCGACCTCAGGGCCACTTAGCCGTTGACCTTGGTCTGGATTTGGGTCTCCTGACTCTtgaacctcctcctcctcccatcaaTCAGATCACATCAACCTGAGGGTCTCCATTTCCATAATGCATCATGGGTCACATCTACTGAGTGGCTTGCAGGGTTAAACTTGTAGAGCTGCCCTCATGTTACAGATGGGATGATCTGAATTCAGGGCGGTGGGGGAGCTTATCCAGGAAGTGATGGAGCTGGGATTAGAACCCAGGGGTGTCTTGCTCCACAACCATGTCCTTAACCACTGGAGCATCCCAGCCTAATTCCCAGAGGGTGATGCTAGCAGAAGGGTGGGATGTGGGAAGAGCACTAGAAGCTGAGGGTCTGGAGTCTCATGCATGCCCTCAAGGAGGCACTCCTGGACTCCTCGCAGGAGACAGCACTGGCCCAGTGCACTGCCCGCTGCACCCCAGGACCCCTCTCCTCTGcacccctcctctctctagtCATACCTTTGCCCTTCCAGTGCGCATGCGCAGCGAAGCCGATGTGGCCGCCGTACTTGCGGTTGAACTCCGCCATGAGGGCCTTGTAGGGGTTGCGGATGAGCAGGATGGCAGCATCGAAGGCCTCAATCTCCTTCTGGCCGCTCTCGTGTGTCTTGATGCAGATGGTCCTCCCGCTGCGCCAGTGGTCCCGCTCACCTTTAAACCCTTGCCatggggagcgggggtggggggaggaggacacGTGGCAGGTGAGAGGGGGGGAAAAGAAACCCACCCTGCCCCCCTGCTGGGCCCCTTCGGGAGTCTCATACATTCACTTGTGAAGGCCTTCATTCTCTtacatgtttattgagcacctactatgtgcgaGGCACTGGGAAGGGAACTAGGGATAAAATGATTTGCAAGGTCTCTGGTTGACTTAGGTATCCTTCTCCTTTATGTTCCTCTACCCAGGGCACTCCATCATGGCCCTCATTATTACTCATATATTCATGTCGCTATTAATACTAATAATTGTTggcatttattgaatgtctaccaTGGGCCCAGTGCTGTGTGTGACAAGTGATTTATATACTTTGGGGGGTGTGCGCAGAAGGTCTGTACCTGGCAAGTAGGCCATTCCTCCTTCTACACCCTCAACAGGCATCACTACTAGATTAAGGCACTTTGTTCCTGGAGAACAGAagctcagaatccttctcaacacaTCGTCCTAAAGCAGGGATTCACTGGAACTGACACATGAGAAGAAACCACTCTGGATCCATGAACCAAATGATCCGCAAGGACCCTTCTACAATTTGTGACAATCTTGGATTCCCTGACAAATAGCAGTAGGTAATCAATGTCCCCAAAGTGAACAGAGTTATTGGATCTCTGTGCACAGCTCAGAGTTGCTGGTCAGTAAATGTCTGTGTTGAGGTACCTGCACAGATTAGGTGTTCAAGGAATGTCTGCAGTGACCTAAGCAAAGGGAAGGTACCAAGCACATAGTAGGTCTCAATAAACATGCTTGGTTGAGCTGagcagcacacagtaggtgctcaggaagggTAGTCCCATGGCCTCCCAGTGTGCCCTTTGGAGCCCAGGCAGCCTCCTCACCTTTGTTGTAGAGAGAACCATCGAAGTAGTAGCTGCCGGTGTAGAAGCCGGTGGCCAGCTCGATGAGGTGGCGAGCCCACGTGTTGCCGGCACCTGGGAAGCTGGCCAGAGCGATGAGCTGCTTGGACTTGGCTGGGAGGAACCTTCTGTCCATGCAGCGGTTGTCTGCAAAGAgcagggcatgagcaggggtcAGGGGCAGATGAAGCCTGGGTGTGAGTCCCACccctgccacttcctagctgttCGACCCAGTGCACATGATGGAAcctcttctgggcctcagtttccccatctgtaagatCACGCAGTGGGTCTGTGTTGGAGACCCaggcctccccctcccagcccggATGCGTTCCCACTCAATGCCACAGTCACCATTTCAAGAAAAAAGCTACGAAGGAGGTTTGCAGTATGAGGGATAGAGTTTAGGGTCCTTGGAACCCACCCCCCttgcctgggtctccctctgtggCCCATCCAGGATCTCTAAGCCCGGTCAAggtcaccagccctgcccctgccctccaccctccgGCCTCCGCCTCTACCCTCTGGCCTGCACAGTATGGGCTGTGTGAAGTGGACTGTCCTGGGCACCtctgggagggaggccctgggagaACACGCAGGGTCGCTAGGGGAGGCCTGGCTTACCCTGCACCTGCGTCTGGTACACGATGAAGTAACTGGGGGTCCCGCAGCTCTCAAACTCCTCCGCGCTGCACTTCTGGGCACACAGCTGTTCGTCTTCTCTCTCGTGCAGGGGGAATCGCGTGGTGgggaagccacagtggcaggcgGTGCCTGCAAGGGCTGCCAGCGGGTACTCCTGGGTCGGGAGAAGGAGAGGATGAGGAAGAACTCTGCTAAACCCCTGGACACGGAGCAGCCGAGTCTTCctgtctccatccctctccccaaCTGAGGATCCCGAAACTTCATGAGTGAACCCCACTTTCACAACGTGGCCCCGTCTGTGCACCTCCTGCACTATGGTATTCttccagctttactgaggtataactgacaaacAAAAATAGTATGTCTTTAAGATGATGTATACGTGGTGAATTAATCatcacaatcaagctaattaacataccCGCCGCTTTAATGGTGACCATTTTCTGTTGTTtccctgttatttatttatttgtttgtttatctccTTTCAGTCCACTCACTTTTTGGGACTTAAATTTCCAAGGAAGCTTGTACCACTCCCACGGCTTCCATGGTTTCCATACTATAAATGCAAATACGATGCACACACAACAGTGTAATTAAGTTCTCACTAAGACCTTCCGCCTGCCAAGACTGAGCCCTGCGTCGGCTCCATTTTTCCTGCAAAAGGGAGATTAGTTGAGGGTAGAGCGTGTTCAAGACACTTCAGCACTGAGATGAGCTTTCTCCTGGAggaactggaaagaaaactgagaagtAAATGCCTTTCTCACGGCGTGTCACCCGCCACGGTCCATGTCCCTGGCCTGACGGTGAGACAGAACCCACGCCTCGGGGAAAGCTGCCTGGATCCACGCTTTCAGGCCGAAGAGGATCCTGGGACCTGTGTGGACCACAGTCTTCGCTGGGAGAGCGGCTCCTAATGGCCTTGTTTGTTCTATGGGACAGCGAAGTGGGAGCAGGACGACCTGAGATTCGGAGGGCAGGGGACTGACTGTCCATTGTTCAGTCTGTTTCTACTCAAACCCGACAGCCGAATTTCCCCCGGAAGCTGGCCCAGGAATA
The sequence above is drawn from the Myotis daubentonii chromosome 19, mMyoDau2.1, whole genome shotgun sequence genome and encodes:
- the WSCD2 gene encoding sialate:O-sulfotransferase 2 isoform X1, translating into MAKLWFKFQRYFRRKPVRFFTFLVLYLTAGSLVFLHAGFVGQPAVSQNQASPAARAPAEGAELPFLGDWHLGRGFRDAGETLSLAHRYGHGPWFKGKDGNERAKLGDYGGGAWSRALKGRAVREKEEERAKYIGCYLDDTQSRALRGVSFFDYKKMTVFRCQDNCAERGYLYAGLEFGAECYCGHKIQATNVSEAECDMECKGERGSLCGGANRLSVYRLQLAQESARRYGSAVFRGCFRRPHNLSLALPVTAAMPNMSVDKCVDLCTEKEYPLAALAGTACHCGFPTTRFPLHEREDEQLCAQKCSAEEFESCGTPSYFIVYQTQVQDNRCMDRRFLPAKSKQLIALASFPGAGNTWARHLIELATGFYTGSYYFDGSLYNKGFKGERDHWRSGRTICIKTHESGQKEIEAFDAAILLIRNPYKALMAEFNRKYGGHIGFAAHAHWKGKEWPEFVRNYAPWWATHTLDWLKFGKKVLVVHFEDLKQDLFVQLGRMVRLLGVAVREDRLLCVESQKDGNFKRSGLRKLEYDPYTADMRRTIQAYIKLVDAALKGRNLTGVPDDYYPR